The Numenius arquata chromosome 11, bNumArq3.hap1.1, whole genome shotgun sequence genomic interval TGTAGGCTGAgagaaaaagcacacagaaacccCTGCGACGCTGCGCTGCTGCTCATCGGCCTCCACTGCCCCCCCAACAGGCCACATCTCCAGGAAGTCACAGGAATAAAACAAGTCGAGCGATGGATTTAATGTATATTCCACGCAAGAGTCCTACGAGTGTGTtgctaaaataatttccttgaaaTTTAACAATTTTCACTGGTGCTTGTGTAATAAATCAGAAATAATATCCCATCAGAGACAGACACCATCAAACCCTCTGATTCTTCAGTGAAACACTCACCAAATGCTTCTGGCCTTTCTGTTCCTCTTCCACATACTGTCCCACTTCTTCTAGCTAAAAAAAAACTAAGGCAAATTTTCTCAGTTAGCCTACTTTTCCCTCCCTCGTATTCTCTCCACCTCCCCCTTCGGCAGGTCGCTGGCTCCGGAGGGAGGCCTAGAACCCCGCTCTCCTGCACCGTCTCTGGCATTTCGCTGCCGATCCCGGAGATTTTGGGTATTCGCTGCCAGAATCCCAGGCTGCAGCTCCAAGTTCCGCACATCAGCACGAGCGCCGGCAGAGTCTTCCTCAGCCCCGAGACACCGACAGCCATTTACTGACTATGGCCGACTCACCCCCATCGAACACATTTCCGAAGTTCGTATCCTGCTTGTCAACTTCAGAAACACCTCCTGCCGCTCACAGGGAGATTGATTAGTTTCCTAAGTCCTGATTAGCACTTGTCTCATTAAAGACAGCACGCTGGGCTATCCTCAGCAGCAAAATCACTCCAGAATTGCACGACATCAATTCAAGACCGTGTCTATAGAGATGCTACCTGTGTTCCATTAAAACAGTCAGACTGAACAGCACCCGACaccagggcagagctgcagcttctcTTCCCATACGTCTAGTCTATAATTAATATGTTATGAATAGTCAAATAACTCTAACACCACCAAGAAATATTTCCTATTGGAAACTGAAGTTTAACAATTCTGTATTCTCAAAATCCCAGCCTTCACCTCACACAAACagtatctaaaataaaaaaaaataaaaaaaaaagaccacaggaACCTGGCAAGATCGTCCTTCCTTTATTTCTACAACAAACGCCAATTTTGTTAAGTCTTCTctaagacaaacaaacaaacccacaataCCTCAACTTAAACTAACCCAGTTTAGACCAAATATTTCTGACAAGGTTCAGGAAGAAAGAGAATTCCTGCTTCAAACCCAGGGTTCATTAGTaactcaaatattttaaaagaaatatggaGTTGCCTCTGTTTTAGGGGAGGAGGCAAACCCAAACAATGCTGGTTTTAGAATTGTATTTGGTAGTTTTAGTGTGTAAAAGCTCTTGGGAAGTAAGACCAGCTTCTAGCATAAAGGCTagaaataatgaatttttatGCAAAACTCAACTAGGAGCCACCCCAAAATACACATTCCTTAAATTAATAAATCAATAATCCATTCTCTTAAGGCAAAAGGTGGCAATGAGACGTAAGACACCCCCACAGGAAGCAGGAACACAGGCCCCTGCAGCACCAGGCTCTAACGCTGCCAGGCGGCGGGACAGGCCTGTGCCCAGGCTGCGGAGGATGAGCCCATGCCCACCCCAGAGCTCTGCCGGGGGCTTCTGCCAGCTCCCCAGAGCTCTGCCGGGGGCTTCTGccagctccccacagctccccctgATCCCCCTGCCCCTCGCTGCCCCCTCCGCTCCCACGCACCCCCCGACCACGCTCCTAAAACCGCTTCAGAAAGCGGCGACAGCAGCCAGCGCCGCTCTCCTCCTCACGCCAGGATCAGATCTGTTCCGTACACATCAGCAGCTTGAGAGCGCTTTCACCACAACATTATCAGAAACATAGTATGTAAAAACACAAGTGTGTAAAAATCGGTGTTTATGAAATTCCCCAAAAGCCAGGCAAACATCTACACGTAAACCATTCACCTAGGAACGCGCTTGGTTCTAGCTAAATagttctgtaaataaaaacaacGCATTAACTTCACAGAAGTGTTCTCCAAAGGGATGTTTCCATGATCTACCCGGAATCTGCTTACTCAGACAGTCACTGAAATTCACCTCCCAAACCCAGGAACAGTTCTTGCTTTGGTACAGGTTTTATAATGATTGCCATTAATGATatagtgaaaacaaaataaaaaaaaaaaaaagaacaaacaaacaccaaaaccccccatgaaacaaactaaaaacaacAGGGAAGCTGGAATTCCATGCAAAAGGTGAGCACAAAGGATTTCTACTCTGTCAAAATAAATGATAAAGCACATTCAATATTCGTATATCAAAGTGGAATTTATCCACAAAATCCAATTTTCCCTTCTGGATCCCTTACATTACAAATTGCTTTAAgcacttcaaattaaaaaaaaaaaaaaaacaaacaaaaaacaacacacaaaccaaaacaaacaacacatcTTCAGTACAAAAATCAAGAATTATGGAAGAAATTTAGAATGAAAGCCAGTTAAAAGTTGTCTTCCTGAAACAAGGAAGAAATCCTCACACACCTCACTCCCACCGTGGGAAAATGGAGCAAACAACgcgtggggagaggctggggccCGGCGGGTAACGCTCCGGGGATCAACTATCAGTGGggcaataaaaaaggaaagttaaaaCAGATAGTTCATTAAAAGCCTACAATTACCAGATTTACGTATGTGGACTTGAAGAGCCATTTTCTAACTGAAACACAGCAAATCCTTCTTCCTCCACTGAGACCAAAGCGAGCTGGTGCAAGTGTACGTTCAATAACGACTGGGTAAGGACACATCCACCCGGCTGTTCCCTCTGAAATCACAGCCTGTCCCCGCTgcgaggggacagggacacggccAGCCATGGGGAAAGCTGCCACCAccgaggggacagggacacggccAGCCATGGGGAAAGCTGCCACCAccgaggggacagggacacggccAGCCATGGGGAAAGCTGCCACCACCGTGCTTGCTCTTGAAGGGCAGAGGCGAAGTGTTTACTTGAGTATCTGCACAATTGAATCACTCGTAGAAAACACCACTACAAAGTCACCTGCAATCGGCACTAACCAGCTCCCCTACAGCACCCTGCCGTCAAAAGCACACCTCTAACAAACCCTCCTCCAGTTCTATTTCAGAGTTAAATTCCAGGTATGTTTAAATCTTATTGCAAATTTTCTTATCCTTTAAATGCAGTTATTAAACAAACTGCTGAGTATTTCCTACTCGGAATCTTTTTGTCCATGTAAGGTAAATGCAATACCCAGCAAAGCTAAAACTCTAGTTCAGCTTCAATGTAATTCTAGAAATTTACCCAGCAACCAAGTTATTTTTGGGCATAACATTTAAGTaacactaggaagaaaaaaaaaaaaaacacaaccttgCACACAGCGATTGATCCTCTAACCCTTGAGAATGAAACAGCTTTTGTATACGCTTAAATACTTCCTTCTATGCTGCCTTGTGCATGGATTCTTCCACCACGTACTCAGTTCTCCCTCTAGGTTGTatcttagattttttaaaaattattttttatttactttttaaagcacGCCAGCTCCCCTCCTCTTTTACTCCCTTCAATACCAATAGTTGAGCACTTGGTTAAAGCCACTGCCATACTACAGCACAAACCCCAGTGCTGTCTGCCCCGACAGCCGTACACAACAAATGAAAAAGGGATGACtgactctgaaagaaaaaaaaaaccaaaaaaccacaaaccagcgTGCATGCAGTTGTGCAACACATACTtgcagtattttaataaagagCAACAAAAACTAATTACCTTGAATAGCCATTAGAGAAAGCAGGTCTGCCAGAAAGGTTGAGCGTTCCCAAAGGAGCCAACGTCTCATCCCCTGATCCCTGGCACCTATTCCAATTTTCTGAACCGGCAGGAAGAGATGGAATGATATTAAAAATTGGTTTCTGATCCTGCTGCTGAGAGAGCGATGCAGTATTTAAATCATAGTGATACATTTGTCCCCCAGAGGTACTGACACCATGGATGGATATGGCGGAGACTTTAGTACCCAGCAGGTTAGACCCAGAGAAGTTGGCCTGACAATAAATTGGGCCCATGTTTTCTTGCTTTATGCCAGGAGTACAGAGTTCAATgaagtcttccttttctgttttcacttgagGCATCGGCAGTTTGGAACTGGGTAAAAGGTCACCACGGTCATTAATTTTAGGTTTAGTGTCAGATAAAACAGGAGGCTTGCAGTCTTCACCGAGATTTCCTTCCAGGAGAAAGGCATCATCCGCAGAGATAGGGGACAGCAAGCCACCGTCATCGAGCAATGGGTCAAGCCTCCATGGGCTCCCGTTGGGCTCTTTGCCAGGCGATACCGGTGGCAATTCTAAATCCTGGAGAATATCCAGGGTGCTTTGGTCTTCAGAGAATAATTTCAAGTTGCCACCATTCGAGCCAACCTGGCTTTGGACTGCAGTTCCTGACTCTAGAGGGACGTTGCGGCCAGCCATGCCCGGGAAATCGGTCTCCAGCGACACCTTGGAAGATATTGCTCCCTTTGTGTCCTCAGCCAGGCTCGAGGACTTGTTCAAGCTCGCAATACTTTCTTCCAGGAGCCTGAAGTCCGTTTCTCCAGAAGAGATGCCGATTTGGCCCTGCTGCGAAAATCCAAGGTCGTTTCCCATCACTTTTGTGTCTGTTTCACCCATGTACAGTCCCATGGAGAGTGAGACCGCCTTGGAAAGGTCTGGCGGAGGCACATTGTTTACTAATCCTTTCGAAAAGTCAGCCAGAGCCGGTTGCTGATTGGAATCTGACTGAGAAGACACGGGGAGAGGAGATGCAGACACAGGGGCTTGTACAGTAGCTCCACCCCTGAAGGGTGGATGAAAGTCCATCACGATCCCTCCTTTGGTACTGATGAgcgcatttttccttgtttcgtCTTGATCCGACGAGTTAAGCAATTCTTTGGAATCCATTACTTTAACATTAGCTATAAAAAGATCAGAAGCATTCAAAGTTAGCACAGCAAGGGTACTTTaataacagctttaaaaaaaaaaatagtctaaatCATTAGCCTGGCAAACCTGGTTCAGCTGCTCTGAGAACGAAAGCACAGCAAATCAAGCTACAAACTGACATCTGTCTCAAACCCACTGGGCTTGATATTGGGGggggattgtttgtttgtttatttctgacTGGAaacaaggaagtatttttttttaaagctttgctaAACCTGGATGAAGCGGGAAGTCTGCCTGCGTGCACCTCGGAATCAGGATACAGCATGAGACACCTTTCTGAACACAGCTCTTATGCTTCCTGACTTGCCAGGATGGGTAAGAATTGTTAAAGTATCCAATTCACAAATTCTGGAAGGTAATTTTCCCTGGTATTTAACC includes:
- the NR3C1 gene encoding glucocorticoid receptor isoform X1, with the translated sequence MDSKELLNSSDQDETRKNALISTKGGIVMDFHPPFRGGATVQAPVSASPLPVSSQSDSNQQPALADFSKGLVNNVPPPDLSKAVSLSMGLYMGETDTKVMGNDLGFSQQGQIGISSGETDFRLLEESIASLNKSSSLAEDTKGAISSKVSLETDFPGMAGRNVPLESGTAVQSQVGSNGGNLKLFSEDQSTLDILQDLELPPVSPGKEPNGSPWRLDPLLDDGGLLSPISADDAFLLEGNLGEDCKPPVLSDTKPKINDRGDLLPSSKLPMPQVKTEKEDFIELCTPGIKQENMGPIYCQANFSGSNLLGTKVSAISIHGVSTSGGQMYHYDLNTASLSQQQDQKPIFNIIPSLPAGSENWNRCQGSGDETLAPLGTLNLSGRPAFSNGYSSPGMRSDVSSSPSATSATTGPPPKLCLVCSDEASGCHYGVLTCGSCKVFFKRAVEGQHNYLCAGRNDCIIDKIRRKNCPACRYRKCLQAGMNLEARKTKKKIKGLQQPNAPGPREVSEAASSKSLVPASLPQLTPTLVSLLEVIEPEVLYSGYDSSLPDSSWRILSTLNMLGGRQVVAAVKWAKVIPGFRNLHLDDQMTLLQYSWMFLMAFALGWRSYKQSNGNLLCFAPDLIINEQRMNLPCMYEQCKHMLMVARELSRLQVSYEEYLCMKTLLLLSTIPKEGLKSQSLFEEIRMTYIKELGKAIVKREGNSSQNWQRFYQLTKLLDSMHDVVENLLSFCFQTFLDKSMSIEFPEMLAEIISNQIPKYSNGNIKKLLFHQK